The Acidaminococcales bacterium genome contains a region encoding:
- a CDS encoding anion permease, which produces MSKAVMTLIVLAVVAIFFITEIIPLAATAMGGAIACGLLSLIPLNQVFSGLANSTVVLFAGMFVVGASMFHTGLAQKIGTSVVKMCGTSE; this is translated from the coding sequence TTGTCAAAAGCAGTAATGACCCTTATCGTGCTGGCAGTAGTGGCGATCTTTTTTATTACTGAAATCATTCCCCTGGCGGCTACCGCCATGGGCGGCGCGATTGCCTGCGGGCTGCTGAGCCTCATCCCGTTGAACCAGGTGTTCAGCGGCCTGGCCAACTCCACCGTCGTCTTGTTCGCCGGCATGTTCGTCGTCGGCGCGTCCATGTTCCATACGGGGCTGGCGCAGAAAATCGGCACCTCCGTCGTCAAGATGTGCGGCACCAGCGAA